CGCGTTGCAGGTCGACCAGTTGCTGACGCAGGCCCATCGTGACCCGACCCGACTGACCGGCCCCGACGGCGAACTCCCTGTCGGGGAACCGGACGTGCCCGATCGGCGTGATCACGGCGGCGGTGCCGCAGGCGAAGACCTCACGCAGCCGCCCGGATTCCGCGTCGGCCTGCCAGTCGGCGAAGCTGACCGGCCGCTCGACCACGGTCAGCCCGGCCGCGCCGGCCAGGGTCAGCACCGACTCACGGGTGATTCCGGGCAGGATGGTGCCGGTCAACGGCGGGGTGACCAGGGTGTCGTCGTCGTAGACGAAGAAGACGTTCATGCCGCCCAACTCGTCGACGAAGCGCCGCTCCACGGCGTCCAGGAAGACCACCTGGTCACAGCCGTGCTCGATCGCCTCGGCCTGGGCGACCAGCGAGGCCGCGTAGTTGCCGCCGCACTTGGCCGCGCCGGTGCCGCCGGGCGCGGCCCGGGTGTAGTCCGGGGAGACCCAGACCCGGACCGGCTGCACCCCACTGCTGAAGTACGACCCGACCGGCGAGGCGATCAGGACGTAGAGGTACTCCATCGCCGGCCGGACACCGAGGAAGACCTCACTGGCGAACATGAACGGCCGCAGGTAGAGACTGCCGTCCACACCGGAGGGAACCCACTCCTGGTCGATCTCGATCAGCTTGTGCAGCGAGTCGAGGAACACCTCCGGCGGCAGCGGCGGCATGGCCAGCCGTCGCGCCGAGGCGACGAACCGGGCGGCGTTGGCGTCCGGCCGGAACAGCGTCACCCCGCCGTCGGCCGTCCGGTACGCCTTGAGCCCCTCGAAGATCTCCTGCGCGTAGTGCAGCACCGCGCTGGCCGGGTCCATCGGGATCGGCGCGCGCGCCTCGACCCGGGCGTCGTACCAGCCCTTGCCGTCGGCGTAGCGGATCGTGACCATGTGGTCGGTGAACACCCGGCCGAACCCGGGATCGGCCAGCAGGGCGGCCCGGTCGGCGGCGGCTACCGGCGCGGGGTTCCGACGGATCTCGAATTCGAGCTT
The sequence above is a segment of the Micromonospora sp. WMMD882 genome. Coding sequences within it:
- a CDS encoding branched-chain amino acid aminotransferase, which gives rise to MSGGDKLEFEIRRNPAPVAAADRAALLADPGFGRVFTDHMVTIRYADGKGWYDARVEARAPIPMDPASAVLHYAQEIFEGLKAYRTADGGVTLFRPDANAARFVASARRLAMPPLPPEVFLDSLHKLIEIDQEWVPSGVDGSLYLRPFMFASEVFLGVRPAMEYLYVLIASPVGSYFSSGVQPVRVWVSPDYTRAAPGGTGAAKCGGNYAASLVAQAEAIEHGCDQVVFLDAVERRFVDELGGMNVFFVYDDDTLVTPPLTGTILPGITRESVLTLAGAAGLTVVERPVSFADWQADAESGRLREVFACGTAAVITPIGHVRFPDREFAVGAGQSGRVTMGLRQQLVDLQRGVAADPHGWVRRVL